CTTTCCCCTGTACGCCCCACTGTTCTATTAAAAGGATTTCCCGATGCGTATTTCTACATTCGTCGTGTCCGTGTTGCTGAGCGGAGCGGCTTTCGCCGGCACCTCCGAAATGCTTACCCTTAACGTGCAAAACATGACCTGTGCCGGCTGCCCCATCACGGTCAAGAAAGCGCTTGAACAAGTTCCTGGCGTGAGCGAGGTGAAAATCGATTTCGAGCACAAGACGGCTACCGTGCACATGGATACGGACAAAGCCAACGTCTCTATGCTGACCAAAGCGACGGCTGACGCGGGATTCCCTTCGACTGTCAGGAAGTGATGCAATGAGCGAGGCAATTTTAGAGTCGACGCTGACCTGTCCGCACTGCGGGCACAGCAAACGAGAAACCATGCCGACTGATGCATGCCAGTTCTACTACGAGTGCGAAGACTGTGCCGTCGTTCTGCGGCCAAAGGCTGGTGACTGTTGCGTCTTTTGCTCATACGGCACGGTGAAGTGTCCGCCGATTCAACTGGAGCGCCCCTGCTGTGGCTAACGTACGGCTTTTTGAGCTTCGGTATTGCTGAATTGCAGTACTTTCCTGCAGTTCCGAGTTGGTGCGAGTACGAGCGGGGCTTGCACCAGAATCACCATCAGCCGCGGATTCATCCGGTCGGATAG
This genomic stretch from Massilia putida harbors:
- the merP gene encoding mercury resistance system periplasmic binding protein MerP, coding for MRISTFVVSVLLSGAAFAGTSEMLTLNVQNMTCAGCPITVKKALEQVPGVSEVKIDFEHKTATVHMDTDKANVSMLTKATADAGFPSTVRK
- a CDS encoding GDCCVxC domain-containing (seleno)protein; the encoded protein is MSEAILESTLTCPHCGHSKRETMPTDACQFYYECEDCAVVLRPKAGDCCVFCSYGTVKCPPIQLERPCCG